The Pyrococcus kukulkanii genome contains a region encoding:
- a CDS encoding AAA family ATPase gives MEELIKATKRYPLTLLLGIRRIGKSSILRVALDELNGIYIDARELYFESGGWISSSSLKKAIERSLNATKPKWRRELANTLGRIEGVKVSGVEIKLSRESYLTDVLLSLNEIGAVIAIDEAQYLRFYGARGGKEFLALVAYAYDNLENLSFILSGSEVGLLHDFLGTGDYNSPLYGRAYEEITVEPFSRDLSKEFLRRGFKEAGVKISEEEIEKAVNFLDGIPGWLVEFGYSYIHTKSFEEAMEKVLKKAEAMILGEVKELEKKSPRYSLILKAISLGLDRWKLIKEYIEVRAGEVPNSRLANLLKNLEKMGWIRKEKGRYRIIDPVVREVISKAL, from the coding sequence CTGGAAGAGTTAATTAAGGCAACTAAAAGATATCCACTAACTCTGCTTTTAGGGATCAGGAGAATTGGAAAATCGTCGATCCTCAGGGTTGCCCTAGACGAACTAAATGGTATTTATATAGATGCAAGAGAGCTTTACTTCGAGTCGGGAGGCTGGATAAGCAGCAGTTCATTAAAAAAGGCCATAGAGAGGAGTTTAAATGCAACAAAGCCCAAATGGAGGAGAGAGCTTGCAAACACCCTCGGAAGAATAGAGGGAGTTAAAGTATCGGGAGTAGAGATAAAGTTGAGCAGAGAATCGTATCTCACCGATGTACTTCTGAGCCTTAATGAAATAGGGGCAGTAATTGCAATAGATGAAGCTCAATACCTGAGATTCTACGGAGCGAGAGGTGGTAAAGAGTTTCTAGCGTTAGTGGCATATGCCTACGACAACCTTGAGAACCTCTCCTTCATACTCTCAGGTTCAGAAGTTGGTTTGCTACACGATTTCCTGGGAACTGGTGACTACAACTCCCCACTTTACGGAAGGGCTTACGAGGAGATCACAGTTGAGCCCTTCTCGAGGGATTTGTCTAAGGAGTTCTTGAGGAGGGGATTTAAGGAAGCAGGAGTAAAGATCAGTGAAGAAGAAATAGAAAAAGCAGTTAACTTCCTTGATGGAATCCCCGGTTGGCTCGTTGAATTCGGCTACAGCTACATTCACACTAAAAGCTTCGAAGAGGCTATGGAGAAAGTGCTCAAGAAGGCAGAGGCAATGATCCTGGGGGAGGTAAAAGAGCTGGAAAAGAAGAGCCCAAGATACTCCTTAATCCTTAAGGCAATATCCCTGGGCCTAGACAGATGGAAACTAATAAAGGAATATATTGAGGTGAGAGCTGGAGAAGTTCCAAACTCACGGCTCGCCAATCTACTCAAGAACCTCGAGAAGATGGGATGGATAAGGAAGGAGAAGGGAAGGTATAGAATAATTGACCCAGTTGTAAGGGAAGTCATTTCTAAAGCTCTATAG
- a CDS encoding PAB0415 family putative ATP pyrophosphatase, with protein MKAIALFSGGKDGLYAVYLAQKLGYDVTYLLALKTSIGLSPHYENLRSLRRIANSMGKAMLTFDISQGTEKLIENLRALSVEAIIAGDVKIEDHYRWLEGIAREAGLKLVEPLFGMDTLELAREILREGFEYSIIAVDKSKLPRELLGYTFRSERDLEEFLAKNPGIDPLGEYGEFHTVVTKSPLYTRSFELKPISIEEDERYYWLRFDVI; from the coding sequence ATGAAGGCAATAGCCCTATTCTCGGGAGGAAAGGACGGCCTATATGCCGTTTACCTGGCACAAAAGCTTGGATACGATGTCACTTACCTACTAGCATTGAAGACCAGCATCGGACTCTCCCCCCATTATGAGAACCTACGCTCTCTTAGGAGGATAGCTAACTCAATGGGGAAGGCCATGCTCACATTTGACATAAGCCAAGGGACGGAAAAGCTCATCGAGAACCTTAGGGCCCTCTCCGTGGAGGCGATAATAGCGGGAGACGTGAAGATAGAGGATCACTACAGGTGGCTTGAAGGGATAGCGAGGGAGGCTGGGTTAAAGCTGGTGGAGCCACTTTTTGGAATGGACACCCTCGAGCTGGCCAGAGAAATTTTGAGGGAGGGGTTTGAATACTCGATAATAGCCGTAGATAAGAGCAAACTTCCAAGGGAACTCCTGGGTTACACATTCAGAAGTGAAAGAGATCTCGAAGAGTTCTTAGCTAAGAACCCAGGAATAGATCCGCTGGGGGAGTATGGAGAGTTCCATACGGTGGTTACTAAGTCTCCACTATACACGAGGAGCTTCGAGCTGAAGCCAATAAGCATCGAGGAAGACGAGAGGTACTATTGGCTGAGGTTTGATGTGATCTAG
- the cmr1 gene encoding type III-B CRISPR module RAMP protein Cmr1, which translates to MYEVTFELENITPLFMHGADQGTAEFRAASVKGVMRWWFRALAGNYFGDNIPGLKKAECRIFGCAGSGEAKRSSVIIECSHRTSNKQEKPKSGYERYFWFSQIGKFAKGAIPRGRVLKLRLKSHDEVALRLAVLSLWPALHLGGFGSRARRLGGSLFPVSEPEGNIKIDINFLPPENGNIAGFYRDILGNKLLSKFEAALKELGFDLEEADFEGLPKYPVLSRRYSGVFVGKLHDSADEAISEVGEWYLGEHRRNKFEGGFRFKEADRGLLSRIYRKYNDIRESGRRNENITISVPVRREWRPFFGLPIQMYKEFSYGEFVQLTINYTGYNSNSNSNINKVSRRASGVLLTINKVRQQGFTKYYHVITVFASEYLPEYRGYIGYNGGIKKRVRRGSIPLAGVQGSILQDGMIRSKYISFLNELFSSLQKEFKLVYGSLEGLK; encoded by the coding sequence ATGTACGAGGTTACGTTTGAATTGGAGAATATTACTCCTCTTTTCATGCACGGTGCCGATCAGGGCACGGCAGAATTTCGAGCTGCCAGCGTGAAGGGAGTAATGAGATGGTGGTTCAGGGCCTTGGCTGGAAATTACTTTGGAGATAACATCCCTGGGCTGAAGAAAGCTGAGTGCAGAATTTTTGGGTGTGCGGGGAGTGGAGAGGCTAAGAGGAGTTCGGTTATTATTGAATGCTCGCACAGGACATCTAATAAGCAGGAAAAGCCGAAATCTGGATATGAGAGATATTTCTGGTTTTCTCAAATCGGCAAATTTGCGAAAGGTGCAATTCCTCGCGGAAGAGTATTAAAATTACGGCTTAAAAGCCATGATGAGGTAGCACTTAGGTTGGCTGTCCTTTCCTTGTGGCCAGCTCTCCACCTTGGAGGCTTTGGTTCTAGGGCTAGAAGACTTGGTGGTTCTTTATTCCCCGTTAGTGAACCCGAAGGAAATATTAAAATTGATATAAATTTTCTTCCGCCGGAAAATGGGAATATCGCTGGCTTTTATAGAGATATTTTAGGAAACAAACTGCTTTCAAAGTTTGAGGCTGCGCTTAAGGAGCTGGGATTTGATTTGGAGGAGGCTGATTTTGAGGGCTTACCAAAATATCCTGTGCTGAGTAGGAGGTATTCAGGAGTTTTTGTTGGGAAACTACATGATAGTGCTGACGAGGCAATATCTGAGGTTGGTGAGTGGTACCTTGGTGAGCACAGGAGGAACAAATTTGAAGGAGGTTTCAGATTCAAAGAGGCTGATAGGGGGCTTCTCTCTAGAATCTATAGGAAGTATAATGACATCCGGGAGAGCGGCAGAAGAAATGAGAATATAACAATTAGTGTCCCCGTAAGGAGAGAGTGGAGACCGTTTTTTGGACTTCCGATTCAGATGTATAAGGAGTTTTCATATGGTGAATTCGTTCAGCTAACTATTAATTATACTGGCTATAATAGCAATAGTAATAGCAACATTAACAAAGTTAGTAGGCGGGCCTCGGGAGTATTACTCACAATAAATAAAGTTAGGCAACAAGGATTTACTAAATATTACCACGTAATTACCGTTTTTGCCTCTGAATATCTCCCTGAATACAGGGGATACATTGGGTATAATGGAGGTATAAAGAAAAGAGTACGCAGAGGATCAATACCTCTTGCTGGGGTACAAGGTTCAATACTACAGGATGGTATGATCCGGAGTAAGTATATTTCCTTCTTAAATGAGCTCTTTTCAAGTCTGCAGAAGGAATTCAAGCTCGTTTATGGCTCTTTGGAGGGATTAAAATGA
- the cas10 gene encoding type III-B CRISPR-associated protein Cas10/Cmr2 — protein sequence MNWKSYSRAFLEVAPSRILGSLLGLNDLPEEWKKLSSYSPKDSRTLTKFVLKHPISAKEKELVHLSKFWRNSLQNEKEKLLNALRKAEEDVANKLKNAGSIEEFARLWNNLPKMLKDAYEKELKQLNLNLEIAEELVNLPADPFVPDHDWLSRLDIYTQLKAGNGEVTLVRFKLSPVQGFIGNARTERDLWAGSHILSFLTYLAISRLWRKFGPNAIIVPHLRGQPFFEHELKILKERDKLDIANMPNKVLAIVPGTVDVKALEEDIRCDIKGFLEKLFQAAWSFYDLGDIFEDDPVYNEIVRNYFSITVEAFPLSKTPGIESALRKYLSIIEEKDEVHYYSEVFAVLDQLTDFKSAEHFPPEQPKGFKCTLCGENLAIGGRDKDKVKHGWSTLRNKLREGRIYDIKESERLCPLCLVKRFYPRFYSLWKVDYSWVEQVAKVISQEAKMKRSGQQGPKGFMSVSEVAMRRVTEESLDRFNKDELFVINDSGSKDRPVTWYDIFLHQLFYTGARSEWRGEVRPPKFGGSRKQEFEGTLGQLAGYLRPLFQGLEPDCEVLYKDNLRSEDAVAKVFGVDRYSLPSGINLEGLKTGVSKLEDLVGEPPKYHSLLKMDGDNMGKLLSGTKSVKDVGEYMINGNRLGVRRPSTPTVHVAITRSLSNFAVNHVPKISKDYGAELLYAGGDDVFAVAPTDTVFSLAYEIQKKFREDWNGFEYLQGSTRSMSAGILITYYKEPLYIAVRRVAELEHFAKESGRNAVAIGYRKHSGTYYWVVANWSVFSGEHLRNFLREMRSGKISRKLLYELDTKLWPNDPLAVLNLVKYELSRHSSYGENEKEALVDRFAEFLWVVRNIRVKVSDGDVPGVNVGVVNDLVAEVIVDDPENPNTDSFEKIKQVAEAVWHGHDIKNSWFIELQNKLIQKFGEEWAKMITGLVLKKQVWGASVLLKILLEAGWALW from the coding sequence ATGAATTGGAAAAGTTACTCACGTGCATTCCTAGAAGTTGCTCCTTCAAGGATCCTTGGCTCTCTATTGGGCCTCAATGACCTGCCGGAGGAGTGGAAGAAGCTTTCGAGCTATTCCCCTAAGGATTCTCGCACTTTAACTAAGTTCGTTCTCAAGCACCCAATAAGTGCCAAAGAAAAGGAATTGGTGCACCTATCTAAGTTCTGGAGAAATTCCTTACAAAATGAAAAAGAGAAACTTTTGAATGCACTTAGGAAAGCTGAAGAGGATGTTGCCAATAAGCTGAAAAACGCTGGTTCTATAGAGGAGTTCGCGAGATTATGGAATAATTTGCCCAAGATGCTTAAAGATGCCTACGAGAAAGAACTGAAGCAACTAAACCTAAATCTCGAAATTGCAGAGGAACTAGTTAATCTCCCGGCAGACCCCTTTGTTCCAGATCATGACTGGCTCAGCAGACTTGACATCTACACCCAGCTAAAGGCCGGAAATGGGGAAGTAACCCTGGTAAGGTTTAAACTCTCCCCCGTTCAGGGATTCATAGGCAACGCGAGAACCGAGAGGGATCTGTGGGCGGGCAGTCACATACTAAGCTTCCTCACGTACCTAGCTATATCCAGGCTCTGGAGGAAGTTTGGCCCAAATGCCATTATAGTTCCCCACCTTAGAGGCCAGCCGTTCTTTGAGCATGAGCTTAAGATACTGAAAGAGAGGGACAAGCTGGACATAGCTAACATGCCCAACAAAGTCCTTGCAATAGTCCCGGGAACTGTCGATGTAAAGGCACTGGAAGAAGACATCAGGTGCGACATTAAGGGGTTCCTTGAGAAGTTGTTCCAGGCAGCTTGGAGCTTTTATGATCTTGGCGACATTTTCGAGGATGATCCAGTTTATAATGAAATCGTTCGCAATTACTTCTCAATAACGGTTGAAGCGTTTCCGCTTTCTAAGACTCCCGGCATTGAAAGTGCCCTAAGGAAGTACCTGAGCATTATTGAGGAAAAGGATGAGGTTCACTACTACTCTGAGGTTTTTGCAGTTCTCGATCAGCTGACTGATTTTAAGTCCGCAGAGCACTTCCCGCCTGAACAGCCTAAGGGCTTTAAGTGCACGCTCTGTGGGGAGAACTTGGCGATAGGAGGTAGGGATAAAGATAAAGTCAAACACGGCTGGAGTACCCTGCGAAACAAGCTCAGGGAGGGGAGAATATATGACATCAAAGAAAGCGAGAGGTTATGTCCCCTATGCCTCGTTAAGAGGTTCTATCCTAGGTTCTATTCCCTCTGGAAGGTAGATTACTCGTGGGTTGAACAAGTAGCAAAAGTGATATCTCAGGAAGCAAAGATGAAGCGGAGCGGCCAGCAGGGGCCAAAAGGCTTCATGTCAGTGAGCGAAGTTGCAATGAGGAGGGTTACGGAGGAATCTCTAGACAGGTTTAATAAAGACGAGCTGTTCGTGATAAATGACTCCGGATCAAAGGACAGACCTGTAACGTGGTATGATATTTTCCTCCACCAGCTCTTTTACACGGGTGCTAGAAGCGAGTGGAGGGGAGAAGTGAGGCCTCCGAAGTTTGGTGGGAGTAGGAAACAAGAGTTCGAGGGCACTCTTGGTCAGCTTGCAGGCTACTTAAGGCCCCTGTTCCAGGGGCTTGAGCCGGACTGTGAGGTTTTATACAAGGATAACTTAAGGAGTGAAGATGCTGTTGCGAAGGTCTTTGGCGTTGACAGGTACTCGTTGCCATCTGGAATTAACCTTGAGGGCCTGAAAACTGGGGTATCTAAACTCGAAGATCTGGTAGGTGAGCCCCCTAAGTACCATTCCCTGCTTAAGATGGATGGAGACAACATGGGCAAACTCCTGAGCGGTACAAAGAGCGTTAAAGACGTTGGCGAGTACATGATTAATGGTAACAGGTTGGGTGTTAGGAGGCCCTCGACGCCAACCGTTCACGTGGCAATAACCCGCTCCCTCAGCAACTTCGCGGTGAACCACGTTCCGAAGATCTCAAAGGATTATGGTGCTGAGTTGCTGTATGCTGGTGGCGATGATGTCTTTGCCGTCGCTCCGACGGATACGGTGTTCTCACTAGCTTATGAAATCCAGAAGAAGTTCCGTGAGGACTGGAATGGATTTGAGTACCTCCAAGGAAGCACTAGGAGCATGAGCGCTGGGATTTTGATAACCTACTATAAGGAGCCCCTCTATATAGCGGTGAGAAGGGTTGCAGAGCTTGAGCATTTTGCAAAGGAAAGCGGTAGAAACGCGGTTGCAATAGGATACAGGAAGCACAGCGGCACTTACTATTGGGTTGTAGCAAACTGGAGCGTCTTCTCTGGGGAACACCTGAGGAATTTCCTTAGAGAAATGAGAAGTGGCAAGATAAGCAGGAAGTTGCTTTATGAGCTGGATACTAAGCTATGGCCGAACGATCCCCTGGCGGTTCTGAATTTAGTCAAATACGAACTGTCGAGGCATTCAAGTTATGGGGAGAATGAAAAAGAAGCCTTAGTTGATAGGTTTGCTGAGTTCCTGTGGGTCGTGAGGAACATAAGGGTGAAAGTTTCAGATGGGGATGTTCCTGGGGTAAATGTAGGGGTAGTTAACGATCTCGTGGCTGAGGTTATAGTGGATGACCCTGAGAACCCCAACACCGATTCCTTTGAGAAAATAAAACAGGTAGCAGAAGCCGTATGGCATGGACATGATATTAAAAATTCATGGTTCATCGAGTTGCAGAACAAATTGATCCAGAAATTTGGTGAAGAATGGGCCAAGATGATAACTGGACTTGTTCTCAAGAAGCAGGTTTGGGGAGCTTCGGTTCTCCTCAAGATTCTCTTGGAGGCGGGGTGGGCCCTATGGTAA